A stretch of the Halomonas sp. BDJS001 genome encodes the following:
- the clpA gene encoding ATP-dependent Clp protease ATP-binding subunit ClpA: protein MLSKELEMTLNTAFTVARSKRHEFMTVEHLLLALLDNASAVDVLKACGANLDKLRSDLQDFINSTTPLIPEGQGDRETQPTLGFQRVLQRAVFHVQSSGKSEVSGANVLVAIFSEQESQAVYFLKQQSVARVDAVNYIAHGISKVAGHGPSPAPSSSESEDAEEGGNEGAAHPLTGYATNLNEQARLGKIDPLIGRDHELERVVQILARRRKNNPLLVGEAGVGKTAVAEGLAKRIVEEDVPDVIADAVVYSLDMGALLAGTKYRGDFEKRLKSLLSELRKQPNAVLFIDEIHTVIGAGAASGGVMDASNLLKPLLSSGELRCIGSTTFQEFRGIFEKDRALARRFQKVDVMAPSVDDTIKILKGLRSRFEEHHELKYTDGALESAARLADRYINDRFLPDKAIDVIDEAGAHQRLLPPEVRAKTIDVEQVEAVVASIARIPPKSVSSSDRKLLEKLDRDLKMLVFGQDEAIDSLSAAIKLSRAGLKSPDKPVGSFLFAGPTGVGKTEVAKQLAHIMGIELVRFDMSEYMERHTVSRLIGAPPGYVGYDQGGLLTEAVTKQPHCVLLLDEIEKAHPEVFNLLLQVMDHGRLTDNNGREADFRHVILIMTSNAGAEQASRRSIGFQHQDHSTDAMEVIRRTFSPEFRNRLDGIIQFHALPVSVVRNVVDKFLIELQAQLDEKRVQLDVDDMARDWLADKGYDPDMGARPMARLIQEKLKKPLAEMILFGELADQGGIVHVSLEEGELHLSTETEMADAP from the coding sequence ATGCTGAGCAAAGAACTTGAAATGACCCTGAACACGGCCTTCACCGTGGCGCGTTCAAAGCGCCATGAGTTTATGACCGTTGAGCACCTGCTGCTAGCGTTGCTAGATAATGCCTCAGCGGTAGACGTACTGAAGGCCTGCGGGGCGAACCTCGACAAGCTGCGGTCCGATCTGCAGGATTTTATTAACTCGACTACGCCACTGATCCCAGAAGGCCAGGGTGATCGCGAGACCCAGCCGACGCTCGGTTTTCAGCGTGTTTTACAGCGGGCGGTCTTCCACGTTCAGTCTTCTGGTAAAAGCGAAGTGTCTGGCGCCAATGTGCTGGTGGCTATTTTCTCCGAACAAGAGAGCCAGGCGGTTTACTTCCTTAAGCAACAGAGCGTTGCACGGGTAGATGCGGTCAATTATATCGCCCACGGCATCTCCAAAGTGGCTGGTCACGGGCCTTCTCCCGCCCCCTCTTCATCAGAGAGTGAAGACGCGGAAGAGGGCGGCAATGAGGGTGCTGCGCACCCGCTCACGGGCTACGCTACCAACCTGAATGAACAGGCGCGGCTGGGTAAAATTGATCCGCTGATTGGCCGCGACCACGAGCTTGAGCGCGTGGTACAAATTCTGGCTCGTCGGCGCAAAAACAACCCGTTGTTAGTCGGTGAGGCGGGTGTAGGTAAAACCGCCGTGGCCGAAGGTCTTGCCAAGCGTATCGTCGAAGAAGACGTTCCCGATGTTATTGCCGATGCAGTGGTCTACTCGCTGGATATGGGCGCGCTACTGGCCGGTACCAAGTACCGTGGTGATTTTGAAAAGCGCCTCAAGAGTCTGCTGAGCGAACTACGCAAACAGCCTAATGCGGTGCTATTCATCGATGAGATTCACACGGTGATTGGCGCAGGCGCCGCGTCTGGCGGCGTGATGGATGCGTCCAACCTGCTCAAGCCCCTGCTCTCTTCGGGCGAGCTGCGCTGCATTGGCTCAACTACCTTCCAAGAGTTCCGTGGCATCTTTGAGAAAGATCGCGCCCTGGCGCGGCGCTTCCAGAAAGTGGATGTGATGGCGCCGTCGGTTGACGATACTATCAAGATTCTCAAAGGGTTGCGTTCACGCTTTGAAGAGCACCACGAACTGAAGTATACCGATGGTGCGCTTGAGAGCGCGGCACGTTTGGCGGATCGTTACATCAATGACCGCTTCCTGCCCGACAAAGCGATTGATGTGATTGACGAGGCGGGGGCTCACCAGCGACTGTTGCCACCCGAAGTTCGTGCCAAGACCATCGATGTCGAGCAAGTGGAAGCCGTAGTGGCATCGATTGCGCGTATTCCGCCGAAGAGTGTATCGAGCTCTGACCGCAAGCTGCTTGAGAAACTTGATCGTGACCTGAAAATGCTGGTGTTCGGCCAGGATGAGGCAATCGATAGTCTCTCCGCGGCTATTAAACTCTCCCGGGCCGGGCTTAAATCCCCCGATAAGCCCGTGGGTAGCTTCCTGTTTGCAGGACCTACCGGTGTGGGTAAGACGGAAGTGGCCAAACAGCTTGCGCATATCATGGGCATCGAGCTGGTGCGCTTTGATATGTCCGAGTATATGGAGCGTCACACCGTATCGCGCCTGATTGGTGCGCCTCCGGGCTACGTCGGGTACGATCAGGGTGGCCTGCTGACCGAAGCGGTGACCAAGCAGCCGCACTGCGTACTGCTATTGGATGAGATTGAGAAAGCCCACCCGGAAGTCTTTAACCTGCTGCTGCAGGTCATGGATCACGGTCGTTTAACGGATAATAATGGCCGCGAAGCGGACTTCCGCCACGTTATTCTGATTATGACCTCTAACGCCGGGGCTGAGCAGGCGTCGCGCCGCTCCATTGGCTTCCAGCATCAAGACCACTCCACCGATGCCATGGAAGTAATTCGCCGCACGTTCTCACCGGAATTCCGCAACCGTTTGGATGGCATCATTCAGTTCCATGCGCTACCGGTTTCGGTGGTACGGAATGTCGTCGACAAGTTCTTGATCGAACTGCAGGCGCAGCTGGATGAGAAACGTGTTCAGCTGGATGTGGACGATATGGCGCGGGATTGGCTGGCCGATAAAGGCTATGATCCTGATATGGGGGCACGGCCAATGGCACGCCTCATTCAAGAGAAGCTGAAAAAGCCACTAGCCGAGATGATTCTGTTTGGCGAGTTGGCAGACCAGGGCGGCATTGTTCATGTCAGCCTGGAAGAGGGCGAGTTGCACCTTTCCACTGAGACTGAAATGGCAGATGCGCCCTGA
- a CDS encoding arginyltransferase, which yields MSSNTPRRPVRDLRFFLTVPHACSYLPGREATTLFLDPQESPVPGVYDSLALLGFRRSGRHLYRPHCEGCNACRSVRIPVEQFAANRTQRKIWRRNADISVRVVPAHFASSHYSLYANYIRQRHADGDMYPPSREQYRTFLTLDEPYAHLMEMYLDDELVGVAAFDQLEHGLSAIYTFFAVSEALDKRSLGTFAILQLIELSREKALPHLYLGYWIEECRKMRYKQAFAPLEILDGRHWRPLIR from the coding sequence GTGAGTAGTAACACTCCGCGTCGGCCGGTACGGGATCTACGTTTCTTCCTTACCGTACCGCATGCCTGTAGCTATTTACCCGGCAGGGAAGCGACAACGCTGTTTCTCGACCCTCAGGAGTCACCCGTCCCGGGTGTCTATGACTCGCTGGCGCTGTTAGGGTTTCGTCGCAGTGGACGACACCTTTACCGCCCTCACTGTGAGGGCTGCAACGCCTGCCGCTCGGTGCGCATACCGGTTGAACAGTTTGCGGCTAACCGCACTCAGCGTAAAATCTGGCGCCGCAATGCCGACATCAGCGTGCGTGTTGTGCCTGCTCACTTTGCATCCAGTCACTACTCGCTTTACGCTAATTATATTCGCCAGCGCCATGCCGACGGCGACATGTACCCCCCCAGTCGGGAGCAGTACCGCACCTTTCTCACCCTAGATGAGCCCTATGCCCATCTGATGGAGATGTATCTCGACGACGAACTGGTCGGGGTCGCTGCCTTCGATCAACTCGAACATGGCCTCTCGGCAATCTATACCTTTTTTGCCGTTAGCGAGGCACTGGATAAACGCTCACTAGGCACTTTTGCTATTCTACAGCTTATTGAACTCAGCCGAGAAAAAGCGCTGCCGCACCTTTATTTAGGGTATTGGATCGAAGAGTGCCGTAAGATGCGCTACAAGCAGGCTTTTGCGCCGTTGGAAATCCTCGATGGGCGCCACTGGCGGCCGTTAATTCGCTAA
- the clpS gene encoding ATP-dependent Clp protease adapter ClpS: MPDEDGDIAVQSAEPALAQPPLYKVVLHNDDYTPMEFVIEVLQDFFNMDSETAVQVMLAVHTQGKGTCGVFTRDIAETKSYQVNEYARECEHPLISDIEAAN; this comes from the coding sequence ATGCCTGATGAAGATGGCGATATAGCGGTGCAGTCAGCAGAACCGGCGCTGGCACAACCGCCGCTTTATAAGGTAGTACTGCACAATGACGACTACACGCCTATGGAATTTGTCATTGAAGTGCTGCAAGATTTTTTTAATATGGATAGTGAGACGGCCGTTCAGGTCATGCTCGCTGTACATACCCAAGGAAAGGGCACTTGTGGCGTGTTTACGCGCGATATAGCTGAAACCAAAAGCTATCAGGTCAATGAATATGCCCGTGAGTGTGAGCACCCGTTGATAAGTGATATTGAGGCCGCCAATTAG
- the aat gene encoding leucyl/phenylalanyl-tRNA--protein transferase, translating into MLPWLSSPHPNFPPTQAALLSPNGLLAAGGELSPAWLVEAYRQGIFPWFSDDDPILWWSPDPRMILLPEQFKQRRSLTKRLRHGGFHITLDQHFDQVIQACAAPRGNEAGTWITEEMRDAYSLLHALGIAHSIEVHQHGQLAGGLYGVAMGPVFFGESMFSRAPDASKVALAHLARAMRENGGKLIDCQMHTPHLASLGAITVAREAFINYLKNWLPDKAFTFTASPTETPTVPASLWLEAIATEGNA; encoded by the coding sequence ATGCTACCTTGGCTTTCCTCGCCACATCCTAACTTTCCACCTACTCAGGCGGCCCTGCTCTCTCCCAATGGCCTGCTGGCCGCGGGTGGAGAGCTCTCCCCCGCTTGGTTGGTAGAAGCCTACCGGCAGGGCATATTTCCCTGGTTCAGCGACGACGACCCCATTCTGTGGTGGAGCCCAGATCCGCGCATGATACTCCTACCTGAGCAATTTAAGCAGCGCCGTAGCCTCACCAAACGATTACGCCATGGTGGCTTTCATATCACCCTGGATCAACACTTCGATCAGGTGATTCAAGCCTGCGCCGCTCCACGTGGTAACGAGGCCGGTACCTGGATCACTGAAGAGATGCGTGATGCCTACAGCCTGCTGCACGCCCTGGGTATTGCCCATAGCATAGAAGTCCATCAACACGGGCAATTGGCAGGGGGACTGTACGGCGTCGCCATGGGACCGGTATTTTTTGGTGAGTCGATGTTCTCCCGCGCCCCGGATGCCTCAAAGGTGGCCCTGGCCCACCTCGCCAGAGCCATGCGTGAGAATGGCGGCAAGCTCATCGACTGCCAAATGCATACGCCCCATCTAGCAAGCCTGGGCGCTATTACAGTCGCCCGCGAAGCATTCATCAACTATCTTAAAAACTGGTTACCCGATAAGGCATTTACGTTTACCGCGTCACCCACTGAAACACCCACTGTTCCTGCATCGCTCTGGCTTGAGGCGATTGCCACCGAGGGTAATGCGTAG
- the lolA gene encoding outer membrane lipoprotein chaperone LolA — protein MRDTQTKRPSSIGAPQLAFAASALGLTFGAPAWAEEAAERLTERLDPLERYQANFEQQILDGSGERMQSARGEMWLSRPGMLRWVVEAPYSQTVVSDGDDVYMYDPDLEQVTVQEMDDRVTHTPALLLSGSANDLTESYEVFYEQEGGEDVFTLVPISADTLFEELSMVFEGETLTELWMMDSTGQRTSITFSNITLNGDIARDMFDFEIPEGADVIREEL, from the coding sequence ATGCGCGATACGCAAACAAAACGTCCGTCATCAATCGGTGCGCCACAACTGGCCTTTGCGGCCAGCGCCTTGGGGTTAACATTTGGTGCTCCCGCTTGGGCAGAGGAGGCTGCCGAACGTTTGACCGAGCGGCTGGATCCGCTTGAGCGCTATCAAGCAAATTTCGAGCAGCAAATCCTGGATGGCAGCGGCGAACGGATGCAGAGCGCGCGTGGCGAGATGTGGTTGTCCCGCCCGGGTATGCTGCGTTGGGTGGTGGAGGCACCTTACAGTCAAACCGTGGTCTCCGACGGCGATGATGTGTACATGTACGATCCCGATCTTGAGCAGGTCACCGTTCAAGAGATGGATGATCGGGTCACCCATACACCCGCATTATTGCTGTCGGGAAGCGCAAACGATTTAACCGAAAGCTATGAGGTGTTCTACGAGCAGGAAGGGGGAGAAGATGTCTTTACCCTGGTGCCCATCTCTGCGGATACGCTGTTTGAAGAGTTGAGCATGGTCTTTGAAGGCGAAACGTTAACCGAACTATGGATGATGGACAGCACCGGCCAGCGCACCTCGATTACCTTTAGCAACATTACCCTCAATGGCGATATTGCCCGGGACATGTTTGATTTTGAGATCCCTGAAGGTGCCGATGTAATTCGTGAAGAGCTTTAG
- a CDS encoding DNA translocase FtsK yields MKVNKAVNKRTQRSARQTPSSASSARVSAAKDKARRFGLRLQGSVREGVVVILLALCVFLLLALFSYQPSDPGWSYQGPETEVGNWMGQVGAWLADVLYSLLGASALWWPGMFGFAAWWLIRSRQVRFELDPVAIAVHAGGLVLLIFGTTMLGALHFYHPDSILPYASGGILGEGLVGALRPLVGSGGVGLIAAALILSGFPLFSGMSWLQVADELGKRLCRLGSWLSARRQTRRMRAAQRAAAKAAKQPTPRPQVPESDATSSVAPEAAPAETKLAAEPVGKSPSGRERREPGFSVPLSSSEASSASDTMPSNSRETTDTSIPWEAAAFSSNKHVPAKTPAPISSTPTAEPTVTAPPLTPAAKTAEEKDAAAPPAPRENAFVQAEITSKAPEAQTPASDDASQETETSFPLRATREEASPAPATSNFFVRDEPPAEKEPVHAAPTERRSEPSLTADPGSQTEPRVGEPHIGEADASWSPERVTAPEPLRKPERVAEVVPEPVWDDEEMDDELYAQERDSEARSISPMPSPAARQEPSFTPEESAPEADEGPALWTVEHLQSQRPAFETLDEPEGEVPSLQLLTPAEPHQPNYSDEQLADMAELLEVRLREYGVKAEVVDTWPGPVITRFEIKPAAGVKVSKISNLAKDLARSLMVKSVRVVEVIPGRPTVGIEIPNPNRAMIRLREVIDSDRYQQESSPLTMALGQDIGGSPVVANLGKMPHLLVAGTTGSGKSVGVNAMLISMLLKAKPSELKLIMVDPKMLELSVYDGIPHLLAPVVTDMKEAANSLRWCVAEMERRYKLMAAMGVRNIAGFNGRLDEAERAGAQVADPLWEPQPWEVHQPHPVLEKLPYIVVVIDEFADMFMIVGKKVEELIARLAQKARAAGIHLILATQRPSVDVVTGLIKANIPSRMAFQVSSRIDSRTILDQGGAESLLGHGDMLYLPAGSGPPNRIHGAFVDDDEVHRVVDDWKRRGSPEYIEEILSGGVSADALTGLEAEGVDGDDAEQDALYDEAVQFVTETRKASISAVQRRFKIGYNRAARLVEAMEGAGVVTSMGSNGAREVLAPPPVGH; encoded by the coding sequence TTGAAAGTGAATAAAGCAGTCAACAAGCGAACGCAGCGTAGCGCGCGTCAAACACCATCATCGGCTTCATCTGCGCGCGTTAGCGCCGCAAAGGATAAGGCTCGTCGTTTTGGCCTGCGCTTACAAGGCTCCGTGCGCGAAGGCGTCGTGGTGATTCTGCTGGCGCTGTGTGTTTTCTTATTATTAGCGTTGTTTAGTTACCAACCTTCTGATCCCGGCTGGTCGTATCAGGGCCCTGAGACAGAGGTAGGTAACTGGATGGGGCAAGTGGGCGCTTGGCTGGCCGACGTCCTCTATTCTCTATTGGGCGCCAGTGCTTTGTGGTGGCCGGGTATGTTCGGCTTTGCCGCCTGGTGGTTGATTCGCTCACGCCAGGTGCGTTTTGAGCTCGACCCGGTGGCCATAGCGGTACACGCGGGTGGCTTGGTGCTGCTTATTTTCGGTACCACCATGCTGGGAGCGCTGCACTTCTATCACCCGGACAGCATTCTCCCCTATGCCTCCGGCGGTATTTTGGGCGAAGGCTTGGTTGGGGCATTAAGGCCTCTGGTGGGTAGTGGTGGCGTTGGCTTGATTGCTGCGGCGCTCATTTTAAGCGGCTTTCCGCTGTTTAGTGGTATGTCATGGCTGCAGGTGGCCGATGAGCTCGGCAAGCGTCTATGTCGCCTGGGTAGCTGGTTGTCGGCACGTCGGCAAACACGCCGTATGCGCGCCGCTCAGCGTGCGGCTGCTAAAGCCGCCAAGCAGCCAACGCCCAGGCCCCAAGTGCCTGAATCTGACGCTACGTCGTCAGTAGCGCCTGAGGCTGCACCTGCTGAGACGAAGCTTGCAGCAGAGCCGGTAGGCAAAAGCCCCAGCGGTCGCGAACGCCGTGAGCCAGGCTTCTCTGTGCCACTTTCCAGCAGCGAGGCGAGCAGCGCTTCAGACACGATGCCTTCAAATAGCCGCGAGACAACGGATACCTCGATTCCCTGGGAAGCCGCGGCGTTTTCGAGCAATAAGCACGTGCCTGCTAAAACCCCCGCGCCTATCTCATCGACACCTACTGCGGAGCCGACGGTTACAGCCCCGCCATTGACGCCAGCGGCAAAAACCGCAGAAGAGAAGGACGCTGCGGCACCGCCCGCGCCGCGGGAAAACGCTTTTGTCCAGGCTGAGATAACGTCGAAAGCGCCGGAGGCTCAAACACCTGCGTCGGATGATGCGTCTCAGGAAACCGAAACTTCCTTCCCGCTGCGCGCGACTCGTGAGGAGGCGTCCCCAGCACCTGCCACGAGTAACTTCTTTGTCCGCGACGAGCCGCCCGCCGAGAAAGAGCCTGTTCACGCCGCGCCCACTGAACGTCGCAGTGAGCCATCACTCACCGCTGACCCCGGCAGCCAAACTGAGCCACGTGTCGGAGAGCCACATATCGGTGAAGCTGATGCTTCCTGGAGCCCAGAGCGCGTCACCGCGCCTGAGCCTTTGCGTAAACCTGAACGTGTCGCCGAGGTGGTTCCTGAGCCCGTTTGGGACGATGAAGAGATGGATGATGAACTGTATGCGCAGGAGCGTGATAGCGAAGCTCGCTCAATTTCACCCATGCCATCCCCAGCGGCGCGCCAGGAACCCAGCTTCACGCCCGAAGAGAGCGCCCCAGAAGCCGATGAAGGCCCCGCGTTATGGACCGTGGAGCATTTGCAGAGCCAGCGGCCAGCCTTTGAAACGCTTGATGAGCCCGAAGGCGAGGTGCCAAGCCTGCAGTTGCTGACACCCGCAGAGCCGCATCAGCCCAATTATAGTGACGAGCAGTTAGCCGATATGGCCGAGTTGCTTGAAGTGCGCCTGCGCGAATACGGCGTGAAAGCGGAAGTCGTGGATACCTGGCCAGGGCCAGTGATCACCCGCTTTGAGATCAAGCCGGCTGCGGGTGTCAAAGTGTCTAAAATCAGTAACCTCGCCAAAGACCTGGCGCGCTCACTGATGGTGAAAAGCGTGCGGGTGGTCGAGGTGATTCCCGGGCGCCCTACGGTGGGCATTGAAATTCCCAACCCCAATCGCGCCATGATCCGCCTGCGCGAAGTGATCGATTCTGACCGCTATCAGCAGGAGTCCTCACCGCTCACCATGGCGCTAGGCCAGGATATTGGCGGCAGCCCCGTGGTCGCCAACCTGGGCAAGATGCCCCACCTGTTAGTGGCGGGAACCACAGGCTCCGGTAAGTCGGTGGGTGTGAACGCCATGCTGATCTCGATGCTGCTCAAGGCTAAGCCTAGCGAGCTGAAGCTGATCATGGTCGACCCGAAAATGTTGGAACTGTCGGTGTATGACGGCATTCCCCACCTGCTGGCGCCTGTGGTCACTGATATGAAAGAGGCGGCCAACAGCTTGCGCTGGTGTGTGGCCGAGATGGAGCGCCGCTACAAGTTAATGGCGGCCATGGGGGTGCGTAACATCGCGGGCTTCAATGGCCGCCTGGATGAAGCCGAGCGCGCCGGGGCTCAAGTGGCAGACCCGCTCTGGGAGCCGCAGCCCTGGGAAGTGCACCAGCCCCATCCGGTATTGGAGAAATTGCCCTACATCGTCGTGGTGATCGACGAGTTTGCCGATATGTTTATGATTGTCGGTAAAAAGGTCGAAGAGCTGATTGCGCGCCTGGCACAAAAGGCCCGCGCCGCGGGTATCCATTTGATTTTGGCGACTCAGCGTCCCTCTGTGGATGTGGTGACGGGCTTGATTAAAGCCAACATTCCATCAAGGATGGCGTTTCAGGTCTCATCCAGAATTGATTCGCGCACCATTCTCGACCAGGGCGGCGCTGAGAGCCTGCTGGGCCATGGCGATATGCTCTATCTGCCCGCGGGCTCAGGGCCGCCTAACCGCATCCACGGTGCCTTTGTGGACGATGACGAAGTGCACAGGGTGGTCGATGACTGGAAGCGCCGTGGTTCTCCTGAGTATATCGAGGAGATTCTCTCTGGTGGTGTCTCTGCCGATGCCTTAACCGGCCTTGAGGCTGAAGGCGTGGATGGCGACGATGCGGAGCAGGACGCACTCTACGATGAGGCCGTTCAGTTCGTCACTGAAACGCGCAAAGCCTCGATTTCCGCCGTGCAGCGGCGCTTTAAAATTGGCTATAACCGGGCTGCTCGTCTGGTTGAGGCCATGGAGGGCGCCGGTGTAGTGACCTCTATGGGCTCTAACGGTGCCCGTGAAGTGCTTGCGCCGCCCCCGGTGGGGCACTAA
- the infA gene encoding translation initiation factor IF-1 encodes MAREDHIEMEGVIVDTLPNTMFRVELENGHVVTAHISGKMRKNYIRILTGDKVKVELTPYDLSKGRIVYRSR; translated from the coding sequence ATGGCACGCGAAGATCATATTGAAATGGAAGGCGTTATCGTCGATACCCTTCCGAACACCATGTTTCGAGTTGAGCTGGAAAACGGTCACGTCGTTACCGCTCACATCTCTGGCAAAATGCGCAAAAACTATATCCGCATTCTGACCGGCGACAAGGTAAAAGTAGAGCTGACACCGTACGACCTGTCCAAAGGCCGCATCGTATACCGTTCGCGCTAA
- a CDS encoding NADP-dependent isocitrate dehydrogenase, which translates to MSKTPKIIYTLTDEAPALATYSLLPIIDAFTDAAGIEVETRDISLAARVLALFPDYLTEDQRVEDHLAELGALAKEPEANIIKLPNISASMPQLRAVIKELQEQGYPLPEYPDEPSSDEEKEIKARYDKVKGSAVNPVLREGNSDRRAPKAVKEYARKYPHSMGEWSQASRSHVSHMHKGDFYDGEKSITLDRARNVKMELITKSGQTQVLKPNIPLLEGEIIDSMFMSKKALLEFYEKEIEDARKSGVMFSLHVKATMMKVSHPIVFGHCIKIFYKDAFEKHGELFKELGVDVNNGIANLYEKIETLSESQRDEIISDLHACHEKRPELAMVDSARGITNFHSPSDVIVDASMPAMIRAGGKMYGGDGRLKDVKAVMPESTFARIYQEMINFCKWHGAFDPATMGTVPNVGLMAQKAEEYGSHDKTFEIPEDGVANITDLDTGEVLLTQNVEQGDIWRMCQVKDAPIRDWVKLAVERCRDSGMPTVFWLDPYRPHENELIKKVKTYLKDHDTDGLEIHIMSQVRAMRYTLERVIRGLDTISVTGNILRDYLTDLFPILELGTSAKMLSIVPLMDGGGLFETGAGGSAPKHVQQLLEENHLRWDSLGEFLALVASLEHLAKRFGNERAKLLAKALDEANGKFLESNKSPSRKVGELDNRGSHFYLALYWAEALAAQDQDAELKTRFARLVETLKANEATIIDELNSVQGQPVDLKGYYHPNGELASQVMRPSKTLNEALAMVAND; encoded by the coding sequence ATGTCCAAAACGCCGAAGATCATTTACACGCTCACCGACGAGGCGCCTGCGCTCGCAACATACTCTTTGCTACCGATTATTGACGCCTTCACCGACGCTGCAGGTATCGAAGTGGAAACCCGGGATATCTCCCTGGCGGCTCGTGTCCTCGCTCTATTTCCTGATTACTTGACGGAAGATCAGCGCGTTGAGGATCACTTGGCTGAGTTGGGTGCCCTGGCCAAGGAGCCGGAAGCCAACATCATCAAACTTCCCAATATCAGCGCTTCCATGCCGCAGTTGCGGGCAGTGATTAAAGAGCTGCAAGAGCAGGGCTACCCACTGCCGGAATATCCTGACGAGCCAAGCAGTGACGAAGAGAAAGAGATCAAAGCGCGCTACGATAAAGTCAAAGGCAGTGCGGTTAACCCAGTGTTGCGCGAAGGTAACTCTGACCGTCGTGCGCCGAAGGCCGTCAAAGAGTACGCGCGCAAGTATCCTCACTCGATGGGTGAGTGGAGTCAGGCCTCGCGTAGCCACGTTTCCCACATGCATAAGGGCGATTTCTACGACGGTGAAAAGTCGATAACGCTGGATCGTGCGCGCAATGTGAAGATGGAACTGATCACCAAGAGCGGCCAGACCCAGGTGCTCAAACCAAATATCCCGCTACTCGAAGGCGAGATCATCGATAGCATGTTCATGAGCAAAAAAGCTTTGCTCGAGTTCTACGAAAAGGAAATAGAAGACGCGCGTAAATCTGGCGTTATGTTTTCGTTGCACGTAAAAGCGACGATGATGAAGGTTTCACACCCGATTGTGTTTGGCCACTGTATCAAGATTTTTTACAAAGACGCCTTTGAGAAACACGGTGAGTTGTTCAAAGAGCTGGGGGTCGACGTCAATAATGGCATCGCCAATCTCTACGAGAAGATCGAGACGTTGTCAGAATCACAGCGCGATGAAATCATCAGCGACTTGCACGCCTGCCATGAAAAGCGTCCAGAGTTGGCGATGGTGGATTCGGCTCGCGGTATTACCAACTTCCACTCGCCCAGCGATGTGATTGTGGATGCTTCGATGCCGGCGATGATTCGTGCCGGGGGCAAGATGTATGGTGGTGACGGTCGTCTTAAGGACGTTAAGGCCGTTATGCCCGAGTCCACATTCGCGCGTATTTATCAGGAAATGATCAATTTCTGTAAATGGCACGGTGCCTTTGATCCAGCGACCATGGGCACCGTACCTAACGTTGGTTTGATGGCGCAAAAAGCCGAAGAGTACGGCTCCCACGACAAGACCTTTGAAATTCCGGAAGATGGTGTTGCCAATATCACCGACCTGGACACGGGTGAGGTGCTGTTGACGCAGAACGTGGAGCAGGGCGATATTTGGCGGATGTGCCAGGTCAAGGACGCGCCAATTCGCGACTGGGTCAAGTTGGCAGTAGAGCGCTGCCGTGATTCTGGTATGCCGACGGTGTTCTGGCTCGACCCATACCGCCCGCATGAGAACGAGCTGATCAAAAAGGTCAAAACGTACCTCAAGGATCACGACACTGACGGGCTTGAAATCCATATCATGTCTCAGGTTCGGGCAATGCGTTACACCCTGGAGCGTGTGATTCGTGGCCTCGATACCATCTCGGTGACGGGTAACATCCTGCGCGATTACCTGACGGATCTGTTCCCGATTCTTGAACTGGGCACCAGTGCCAAGATGCTTTCCATCGTTCCTCTGATGGATGGCGGCGGTCTGTTTGAAACTGGTGCTGGTGGTTCCGCACCCAAGCACGTTCAGCAACTGTTGGAAGAGAATCACCTGCGCTGGGACAGCCTTGGCGAGTTCCTGGCACTGGTAGCCTCTTTGGAACACCTGGCTAAACGCTTTGGCAACGAGCGTGCTAAGCTGCTGGCAAAAGCACTCGATGAAGCGAATGGCAAGTTCCTCGAAAGCAACAAGTCACCTTCACGTAAAGTGGGTGAGCTGGACAACCGAGGCAGTCATTTCTACCTGGCGCTATACTGGGCAGAAGCGTTGGCCGCGCAAGATCAAGACGCTGAACTGAAAACGCGCTTTGCCCGCCTTGTAGAAACGCTGAAAGCCAATGAAGCGACTATCATTGATGAGCTTAATAGCGTTCAAGGGCAGCCTGTAGATCTTAAAGGCTATTATCACCCGAACGGCGAATTGGCTAGCCAGGTCATGCGTCCGAGCAAAACGCTCAATGAAGCGCTTGCGATGGTGGCAAACGACTAA